A window of Acidobacteriota bacterium contains these coding sequences:
- a CDS encoding divalent metal cation transporter, which yields MPVITERRVHHRPLPHLPAHTPGGTVQAVGTGIITGAADDDPSAIGTYASAGAAFGPGILWAAPVLFPLMTVVMYLAAKIGHVSGVGFAAVIRQHYPRWILTTVVVAIVAGNVIEAAADLGGVGAALHLLSPLPGLFWVLPIAAGILAIQLFGSYTWIRNAFRWLALALLAYIGSALLAKPDLLQTVKATLVPQIHWNRDYLAVLVAMIGTSGSTYLYGWQASQQVEEDISMGRRRLSDRTSTTSATTLKSLAWDVVLGMFFSVVIMYFILLSTAATIYPTRWGSIHTAAEAAQALAPLAGHAAGVLFAVGVIAVGFLAIPVMTIGAAYVVCDAAGWKSGLSAKRKDAPQFYWIITAVMIVAAGLNYLGMNPIHALIAAGIVQGFLAPGLMLLLLLITCNPRIMGPWTNSRWVTVVAGLAALASAAAAVALIVSLH from the coding sequence ATGCCCGTAATCACCGAACGGCGCGTCCACCACCGTCCGCTGCCGCACCTGCCTGCCCACACCCCCGGCGGAACCGTGCAGGCGGTCGGCACCGGCATCATCACCGGCGCCGCCGACGACGATCCCTCGGCAATCGGCACGTATGCCAGCGCCGGTGCAGCGTTCGGCCCCGGAATCCTCTGGGCTGCTCCGGTGCTGTTTCCGCTGATGACGGTGGTCATGTACCTGGCCGCCAAAATCGGCCACGTCTCCGGCGTCGGTTTTGCCGCCGTAATCAGGCAGCACTACCCGCGATGGATCCTGACCACCGTGGTTGTGGCCATCGTAGCGGGCAACGTTATTGAGGCAGCGGCGGATCTGGGCGGCGTGGGAGCGGCCTTACACCTCCTCAGTCCCCTGCCGGGGCTGTTCTGGGTTCTGCCGATAGCCGCTGGCATTTTAGCCATTCAGCTATTCGGCTCCTATACCTGGATCCGCAACGCGTTCCGCTGGCTCGCCCTCGCCCTGCTGGCCTACATTGGTTCGGCATTGCTGGCGAAGCCGGATTTGCTGCAGACGGTAAAAGCCACTCTCGTCCCACAGATCCATTGGAATCGAGATTACCTGGCGGTGCTGGTCGCCATGATCGGCACCTCGGGATCGACTTATCTTTACGGCTGGCAGGCCAGTCAACAGGTCGAAGAGGACATCTCCATGGGACGGCGCCGCCTCAGCGACCGTACGTCCACCACTTCGGCTACCACCCTCAAATCCTTGGCATGGGACGTTGTCCTGGGGATGTTTTTCAGCGTCGTGATCATGTATTTCATCTTGCTGTCTACCGCCGCCACAATCTATCCCACGCGCTGGGGCAGCATTCACACCGCTGCAGAGGCGGCGCAGGCACTGGCGCCCCTGGCCGGACACGCTGCCGGCGTTCTGTTTGCGGTGGGGGTCATTGCGGTCGGCTTTTTGGCCATTCCGGTGATGACAATAGGCGCGGCCTACGTCGTCTGTGACGCGGCCGGATGGAAGAGCGGCCTTTCGGCCAAGCGCAAGGATGCGCCCCAGTTCTACTGGATCATCACCGCGGTCATGATCGTCGCCGCAGGGCTGAATTATCTGGGCATGAATCCCATCCACGCGCTCATCGCCGCCGGCATTGTGCAGGGCTTTTTGGCTCCCGGCCTGATGCTGCTGTTGCTGCTGATTACCTGCAACCCCCGCATCATGGGCCCGTGGACGAACTCCCGCTGGGTGACTGTGGTGGCCGGCCTGGCCGCGCTGGCTTCGGCCGCCGCGGCAGTCGCCCTGATTGTCAGCCTGCACTGA
- a CDS encoding PIN domain-containing protein encodes MAFLYLDSSVVLRYVYRQPGFLELAKRRETVVASPLTGVECLRSLDRIRLEQPPQPSWQTRRALLSLVLDHVQEIDLTRAILTRAGGPLAVPLKALDAIHLASALFWHELHGGLGFATHDRALARAARLYGLQVVGITD; translated from the coding sequence ATGGCGTTTCTATATCTGGATTCATCCGTCGTGTTGCGCTATGTCTACCGGCAACCAGGTTTTTTGGAGCTGGCAAAACGGAGGGAAACCGTGGTCGCCAGCCCGCTAACCGGCGTCGAGTGCTTGCGTTCCCTGGATCGCATTCGCCTGGAGCAGCCCCCGCAGCCGAGCTGGCAGACAAGGCGTGCTTTGCTCTCGCTGGTTTTGGATCACGTGCAGGAGATTGACCTCACGCGGGCGATTCTGACGCGCGCTGGCGGGCCACTGGCCGTGCCGCTGAAGGCGCTGGATGCAATTCATCTCGCCAGCGCCCTGTTCTGGCACGAGCTCCACGGCGGACTCGGATTCGCCACTCATGACCGCGCACTCGCCCGCGCCGCCCGCCTCTACGGCCTCCAGGTCGTCGGGATCACCGACTGA
- a CDS encoding FtsX-like permease family protein yields the protein MTPGSATHAALYLPYAQDADVWSLSLAVRVARGDPMVLLPAVRRQLTEVSRDLALGDAQPLTANWDNWGQQPEMAAGTAGIFGILALLLAATGLYGLMAYAVRQRQRELGVRIALGAQRSDLYRLILGMGLRLTVIGLGIGAAGVWAVRGLIGSQLYGLSPLDPATLAAATGVLAGAAVVACWLPARRAARADPMRALRTE from the coding sequence GTGACGCCTGGCAGCGCCACGCACGCGGCGCTATACCTGCCCTACGCGCAGGACGCGGATGTCTGGTCGCTGTCGCTGGCGGTGCGCGTGGCGCGAGGCGATCCGATGGTGCTGCTGCCTGCGGTGCGGCGGCAGTTGACTGAGGTGAGCCGGGATCTCGCGCTGGGCGATGCGCAGCCGCTGACGGCGAACTGGGACAACTGGGGTCAGCAGCCTGAGATGGCAGCGGGCACGGCGGGCATCTTTGGAATATTGGCGTTGCTGCTGGCGGCGACGGGGCTGTATGGACTGATGGCGTACGCGGTGCGGCAGCGCCAGCGGGAGCTGGGGGTGCGGATAGCGCTGGGGGCGCAGCGGAGCGACCTGTATCGGCTGATTTTGGGGATGGGGTTGAGGCTTACGGTTATCGGGCTGGGGATAGGTGCGGCGGGGGTTTGGGCGGTACGCGGGCTGATTGGCAGCCAACTTTATGGCCTCAGCCCGCTCGATCCGGCGACGCTGGCGGCGGCGACCGGCGTCCTGGCGGGGGCGGCGGTGGTGGCTTGTTGGCTGCCGGCACGGCGGGCGGCACGCGCTGACCCAATGCGGGCGCTGCGAACGGAGTAA
- a CDS encoding type II toxin-antitoxin system Phd/YefM family antitoxin, protein MAVPKRAKKKSEYNVHEAKTQLSRLLARAEKGETITIARANRPVARLVPLPQLRKWGTERGRIWIAPDAFDPDPELEDIMYNGPVFPET, encoded by the coding sequence ATGGCCGTACCCAAGCGTGCGAAGAAGAAGTCCGAGTACAACGTGCATGAGGCCAAAACGCAGCTTTCCCGGCTGCTCGCCCGCGCCGAAAAAGGCGAAACCATCACCATCGCCCGCGCCAACCGTCCCGTCGCCCGCCTCGTCCCTCTGCCCCAGTTACGCAAGTGGGGGACCGAAAGGGGCAGGATCTGGATCGCGCCCGACGCCTTTGACCCCGACCCGGAGCTGGAAGACATCATGTACAACGGCCCGGTATTTCCCGAAACGTGA
- a CDS encoding type II toxin-antitoxin system VapC family toxin produces MSRNVKALIDSHAFLWALEGNPRLGPEARGVLDGGGNELYLSLVSIWELAIKASAGKLDLPQPASRYLEREAAARDVTLLPLRVAYVQQMELLPFYHRDPFDRMLVAQALVEDLVLLTVDRQLARYGVRVIW; encoded by the coding sequence ATTTCCCGAAACGTGAAGGCCCTGATCGACTCGCACGCGTTTCTGTGGGCGCTCGAAGGAAATCCGCGGCTCGGCCCGGAAGCGCGCGGTGTGCTCGACGGTGGGGGAAATGAGCTCTACCTCAGCTTGGTGAGCATCTGGGAGCTAGCCATCAAGGCCAGCGCAGGCAAGCTCGATTTGCCGCAGCCCGCCTCGCGTTATCTCGAGCGCGAAGCGGCCGCAAGGGATGTAACGCTACTGCCCCTGCGGGTTGCTTACGTGCAGCAAATGGAGCTTCTACCCTTTTATCACCGTGATCCCTTTGACCGCATGCTGGTGGCGCAGGCCCTGGTCGAAGACCTGGTGCTGCTCACCGTCGACCGCCAGCTCGCGCGCTACGGCGTGCGCGTCATTTGGTGA
- a CDS encoding type II toxin-antitoxin system prevent-host-death family antitoxin, with translation MKQVGIADFKAHLSQYLREAREGEAITVTDRGTPVARLGPAQANGIRIRSGKGDLRGLPLPPPNDVDFDVVEMLLQDRGRR, from the coding sequence ATGAAGCAGGTAGGCATTGCCGATTTCAAGGCTCATCTCAGCCAATATCTGCGCGAGGCCCGTGAGGGTGAAGCAATTACGGTCACCGACCGCGGCACGCCGGTCGCGCGACTGGGGCCGGCGCAGGCTAACGGGATTCGCATCCGGAGCGGCAAGGGCGACTTGCGGGGGCTCCCGCTGCCGCCACCCAACGACGTCGACTTCGACGTAGTCGAAATGCTGCTCCAGGACCGCGGGCGGCGCTGA
- a CDS encoding sodium:proton antiporter: MTLLLVFAITLVIAVLISALVQRTVLSTTVLFLFAGLLAGRGAFGALPGLGPQWLRILAELALFSVLFTDGMRAGGEPSPPGARALVTRALAIGMPLTIVGIAALAHYLLGFDWIEGILLGSVLSPTDPIFVSAIFRFDAVPERLRRLLNVESGINDGIALPLVVIFLGELALQPASLGMVAVELAAGVGIGIVIPWLAIRLEASRFFGAAGILRPLNAFAIGLLVLAVSWRVHANIFLAAFAAGIAVARFNPEVRAAFHEFGEGVTELLKLAAILIFGLQMAPNLFLPLSGAAIAFVLLSLAAVRMVAIEIAMIGSALSRGETLAAGWFGPKGFGSVVYGLMILELATPAAEDMAHLVGLVIMLSIVVYSSTDILIARWFERRATSPAVPERP, encoded by the coding sequence GTGACCCTGCTGCTGGTTTTCGCGATCACGCTGGTGATCGCGGTGCTGATTTCTGCGCTGGTGCAGCGCACGGTGCTGTCGACCACGGTGCTGTTTTTGTTTGCCGGGTTGCTGGCCGGACGCGGGGCCTTTGGAGCGCTGCCGGGACTGGGGCCGCAATGGTTGCGCATCCTGGCGGAGCTGGCACTGTTCAGCGTGCTGTTTACCGACGGCATGCGCGCGGGCGGCGAACCGTCGCCGCCCGGCGCGCGGGCGCTGGTGACGCGGGCGCTGGCTATCGGCATGCCGCTGACGATCGTCGGCATTGCCGCGCTGGCGCACTATTTGCTCGGCTTCGACTGGATCGAAGGCATTTTGCTGGGATCGGTGCTGAGCCCGACGGACCCGATCTTCGTCTCGGCGATTTTCCGCTTTGATGCGGTGCCGGAGCGGTTGCGGCGGCTGCTCAACGTGGAAAGTGGCATTAACGACGGCATCGCGCTGCCGCTAGTGGTGATTTTTCTGGGCGAACTGGCGTTGCAGCCGGCGAGCCTGGGCATGGTGGCGGTGGAGCTGGCTGCGGGCGTGGGTATCGGGATCGTGATTCCGTGGCTGGCGATCCGGCTGGAAGCCAGCCGCTTCTTTGGCGCGGCGGGGATTCTGCGGCCGCTCAATGCCTTTGCCATCGGCTTGCTGGTGCTGGCGGTGAGCTGGCGCGTACACGCCAATATTTTTCTGGCAGCTTTTGCGGCCGGCATTGCCGTGGCGCGGTTCAACCCGGAGGTGCGCGCGGCGTTTCACGAGTTTGGCGAAGGAGTGACGGAGCTGCTGAAGCTAGCGGCGATTCTGATCTTCGGCTTGCAGATGGCGCCGAATTTGTTTCTACCACTGAGCGGGGCGGCGATTGCGTTCGTTTTGCTCTCGCTGGCGGCGGTGCGGATGGTGGCGATTGAGATTGCGATGATCGGGAGCGCGCTCTCAAGAGGAGAAACGCTGGCGGCGGGCTGGTTTGGGCCGAAAGGGTTCGGCTCGGTCGTCTACGGGCTGATGATTCTGGAATTGGCCACGCCCGCGGCGGAGGACATGGCGCACCTGGTCGGACTGGTGATTATGCTTTCGATCGTGGTTTATTCCTCGACCGATATTCTGATCGCGCGCTGGTTTGAGAGGCGAGCTACATCGCCAGCGGTACCCGAACGCCCATGA
- a CDS encoding glycosyltransferase family 1 protein — MQASQMKAVPDLVFVSGTAANVRQGSGTFVGIAALQASLRALGSRVELVAPAAASPSAWRRLAFNWRLRGQAWPEGAAVIGFDWDGLFVPRSRIACIKGVLAEEMQFEHGVPRVRLWMQSRLERRRVRQAHRVLTTSRYAAAAIERRYGVPADRIRVVAEMLDVGAWERELEQAPVVPDRPLTILCVAHLYPRKDVGTLLRATSRLPESVRLRIVGDGPERKRLERMGGRASFLGHIPRAALLQEYRNADVFCLPSRQEGFGIVLLESMASGLPIVAARAAAIPEVVAEGTNALLFAPGDPGELADALQRLLADARLREQMAAASRRHVRKFEAAVVAEQFLAAISAG; from the coding sequence ATGCAAGCGAGCCAGATGAAAGCCGTGCCGGACCTCGTTTTCGTGAGCGGGACGGCGGCGAATGTGCGGCAGGGAAGCGGGACGTTTGTGGGCATTGCGGCGCTGCAGGCGTCGCTACGCGCGCTGGGTTCGCGGGTGGAACTGGTCGCGCCCGCGGCCGCGTCGCCCTCGGCCTGGCGGAGGCTGGCGTTCAACTGGCGCCTGCGGGGCCAGGCCTGGCCGGAGGGCGCGGCGGTGATCGGCTTCGATTGGGATGGCCTGTTTGTGCCGCGCTCGCGGATTGCCTGCATCAAAGGCGTGCTGGCGGAAGAAATGCAATTCGAGCACGGGGTTCCCCGGGTCCGGCTCTGGATGCAATCGCGGCTGGAGCGCCGGCGCGTGCGCCAAGCCCACCGCGTGCTGACCACCAGCCGCTACGCCGCCGCCGCAATCGAGCGGCGTTACGGCGTGCCGGCCGACCGCATCCGCGTGGTTGCCGAAATGCTCGATGTTGGCGCGTGGGAGCGCGAGTTGGAGCAGGCGCCGGTGGTTCCCGACCGGCCGCTCACCATCCTCTGTGTTGCGCATTTGTACCCGCGCAAAGATGTCGGTACGCTGCTGCGGGCGACGAGCCGGTTGCCGGAGAGCGTGCGGCTGCGCATTGTAGGTGATGGTCCCGAGCGCAAGCGGCTCGAGCGGATGGGCGGTCGCGCAAGCTTCCTCGGCCACATCCCTCGAGCTGCGCTGCTGCAGGAGTATCGCAATGCCGATGTTTTCTGCCTGCCCAGCCGTCAGGAGGGGTTCGGGATCGTGCTGTTGGAATCCATGGCTTCGGGTCTTCCCATCGTCGCGGCACGCGCGGCGGCAATTCCAGAGGTCGTAGCGGAAGGGACGAACGCGCTGCTGTTTGCCCCCGGTGATCCCGGCGAGCTAGCCGATGCTCTCCAGCGTCTTTTGGCGGATGCTCGCTTGCGGGAGCAGATGGCTGCGGCGTCGCGCCGCCACGTGCGGAAGTTCGAGGCGGCGGTGGTTGCGGAACAGTTCCTCGCGGCCATCAGTGCAGGCTGA
- a CDS encoding FtsX-like permease family protein gives MADEGRLREELAQHLAELTAEYERQGLAPETARRAARLRLGGEDQIRSLWRDARRFSWMEHWGRDLRLAARSLRRSPGYAAAVIITLALAIAANAAIFSVTDALLLRPLPYVQPQELVIAQGSSRAHRWAGISYPQFRAWRDQNHSFSAMAAWGGADGVLTGRGQAVHLTGMIVSANLFSLLGIRPAVGRFFRRGEDRPHADDGVDAIVISHRLFERRFGGGAAALGRVLHISGHEFVLVGVAPRGFVFPPGMAEDYWITAAAWAEAKPGLAPPSQSTGFRFLEPIARLRPGVRAEQATRDLDAIAAALRRQHHNGGMYSDARVSGFRQTFVAAFATELKLLWVGAGLVLLLACANLAGLGIARGMAQLPALRTRVALGARPRDLMAGMLAETTMLAIGGCAAGMALAWPVILELGRQMEAPGFTPVLDGRVVGYTVALGVAAMVLIGCWPAWMASRGAAAAADARVTGGREAHRSRSVLVIAEVAIALVLVAAAGLLGRTLYHMAHRDPGFDPRQVLTAQLTLPVAMPLARRAEVVRKFLDRVGELPGVSAASAGFTLPWSGMWSLNSLAGAGGKPMPRGHGFGFDVVQVTPGYFRSLRMRMLRGHGFDEHDTVKAAPVVVVNQRFVAELRQAMPSLRTEAAVGMAVKPYIGNNMPAHDCRRGWRYRDAWQRHARGAIPALRAGRGCLVAVAGGARGARRSDGAAACGAAAVD, from the coding sequence GTGGCTGACGAGGGCCGGCTGCGGGAGGAGCTGGCGCAGCATCTGGCGGAGCTGACGGCCGAGTACGAGCGGCAGGGGCTGGCGCCCGAGACGGCGCGGCGGGCGGCGCGGTTGAGGCTGGGCGGGGAAGATCAAATCCGCTCGCTGTGGCGCGACGCGCGGCGGTTCTCATGGATGGAGCACTGGGGGCGCGATCTGCGTCTGGCAGCACGCTCGCTGCGGCGCTCGCCGGGCTACGCCGCGGCGGTGATCATTACGCTGGCGTTGGCGATTGCTGCCAACGCGGCTATCTTTAGCGTGACCGACGCCTTGCTGCTGCGGCCGCTGCCTTATGTCCAGCCGCAAGAGTTGGTCATCGCACAGGGCTCCAGCCGCGCGCATCGTTGGGCCGGCATCTCCTATCCGCAGTTTCGAGCCTGGCGCGACCAGAACCATAGCTTTAGCGCAATGGCGGCGTGGGGCGGGGCCGATGGCGTGCTCACCGGACGTGGGCAGGCGGTGCATTTGACGGGCATGATCGTTTCGGCCAATTTGTTTTCGCTGTTGGGCATACGGCCAGCCGTCGGACGATTTTTCCGGCGCGGCGAAGATCGCCCGCACGCCGATGACGGGGTCGACGCCATAGTGATCAGCCATCGCCTGTTCGAGCGGCGCTTTGGCGGCGGGGCCGCGGCATTGGGTCGTGTGCTCCATATTTCGGGCCATGAGTTCGTGCTGGTGGGCGTGGCGCCGCGCGGCTTCGTGTTTCCGCCGGGCATGGCCGAGGATTATTGGATCACGGCGGCGGCCTGGGCGGAGGCGAAGCCGGGGTTGGCGCCGCCGAGCCAGTCGACTGGCTTCAGATTCCTGGAGCCGATTGCGCGCCTGCGGCCCGGCGTGAGGGCCGAACAGGCCACGCGCGATCTGGATGCGATTGCTGCCGCGCTGCGCCGGCAGCATCACAACGGCGGGATGTATTCGGATGCCCGGGTTTCGGGTTTCCGGCAGACCTTCGTGGCAGCGTTTGCCACCGAGTTGAAGTTATTGTGGGTGGGGGCGGGTTTAGTGTTGCTGCTCGCCTGCGCCAACCTGGCGGGCTTGGGCATCGCGCGCGGCATGGCGCAGTTGCCGGCGCTGCGCACGCGTGTGGCTTTGGGAGCGCGGCCGCGTGACCTGATGGCGGGTATGCTCGCCGAAACCACGATGCTTGCGATTGGGGGTTGCGCTGCGGGTATGGCGCTGGCCTGGCCGGTGATTTTAGAGCTTGGCCGGCAGATGGAGGCTCCGGGGTTCACTCCGGTTCTCGACGGAAGGGTTGTGGGCTATACCGTGGCGCTGGGGGTTGCCGCCATGGTGCTGATCGGCTGCTGGCCAGCCTGGATGGCAAGCCGTGGCGCGGCCGCCGCCGCCGACGCTCGTGTCACGGGAGGACGTGAAGCGCATCGGAGCCGCAGCGTGCTGGTGATCGCGGAAGTTGCGATCGCGCTGGTGCTGGTAGCGGCTGCGGGATTGCTGGGCCGCACGCTGTACCATATGGCGCACCGCGATCCCGGATTCGATCCGCGCCAGGTGCTGACCGCGCAATTGACGCTTCCCGTGGCGATGCCGCTGGCCCGCCGTGCGGAGGTCGTGCGCAAATTCCTGGATCGTGTGGGCGAGCTGCCGGGCGTGAGCGCGGCCTCGGCCGGCTTCACCCTGCCGTGGAGCGGGATGTGGAGTCTCAATTCGCTGGCTGGAGCGGGCGGCAAGCCAATGCCGCGTGGCCACGGCTTCGGGTTTGATGTGGTGCAAGTGACGCCTGGGTATTTTCGCAGCCTGCGCATGCGTATGCTGCGCGGGCATGGTTTTGACGAGCACGATACGGTCAAGGCGGCTCCGGTGGTCGTTGTGAACCAGCGCTTTGTTGCCGAGCTGCGCCAAGCCATGCCTTCATTGCGAACTGAGGCTGCCGTCGGCATGGCCGTGAAGCCCTACATTGGCAACAACATGCCCGCGCACGATTGTAGGCGTGGTTGGCGATATCGTGACGCCTGGCAGCGCCACGCACGCGGCGCTATACCTGCCCTACGCGCAGGACGCGGATGTCTGGTCGCTGTCGCTGGCGGTGCGCGTGGCGCGAGGCGATCCGATGGTGCTGCTGCCTGCGGTGCGGCGGCAGTTGACTGA
- a CDS encoding redoxin domain-containing protein gives MHQLVAFQRYAEAFAGAGYPLAALSVDPPARAAKLRQDLELSFPLLCDPARATVQAWDLYNRRERGGIAVPATVILAADGYIELFAREAMAQRLRASDVLAAVTSGGGSPVKHGFWPGMRDWWRALVH, from the coding sequence ATCCACCAGTTGGTGGCATTTCAACGGTATGCGGAGGCATTTGCGGGCGCCGGTTACCCGCTGGCGGCGCTGTCGGTGGATCCGCCGGCGCGAGCGGCGAAGCTGCGGCAGGATCTCGAATTGAGCTTTCCGCTGCTGTGTGACCCGGCGCGGGCGACGGTGCAGGCGTGGGATTTGTACAACCGGCGCGAGCGGGGCGGCATTGCGGTGCCGGCGACGGTGATCCTGGCGGCGGATGGGTACATCGAATTGTTCGCGCGGGAAGCGATGGCGCAGCGGCTGCGTGCGAGCGATGTTCTCGCCGCTGTCACCTCGGGGGGCGGTTCACCGGTGAAGCACGGCTTTTGGCCGGGGATGCGGGACTGGTGGCGGGCACTCGTACACTAG
- a CDS encoding PadR family transcriptional regulator, which yields MGESKADRITGAGPRVAAPRDPLDAGSGRGPQQPQPAPGVLRGTLDLLVLKTLETLGPLHGYGIARRIEQVSEDLLAINQGTLYPALLRLEQRGWIRSEWGASENNRRARYYSLTAAGRKQLSNETREWRQMAALMARVLAGGERG from the coding sequence ATGGGAGAAAGCAAAGCCGATCGAATCACAGGCGCGGGGCCCCGCGTGGCTGCGCCACGCGACCCGCTTGACGCCGGGTCGGGCCGGGGGCCCCAGCAGCCCCAGCCCGCCCCCGGCGTGTTGCGCGGGACGCTGGATCTTTTGGTGCTCAAGACGCTGGAGACGCTGGGGCCGCTGCACGGCTACGGCATCGCACGGCGCATCGAGCAGGTCTCCGAAGATCTGCTGGCGATTAATCAGGGCACGCTGTATCCGGCACTGCTGCGGCTGGAGCAGAGGGGCTGGATACGGTCGGAGTGGGGGGCGAGTGAAAATAACCGGCGGGCGCGCTACTACTCGCTCACCGCGGCTGGGCGGAAGCAGTTGAGCAACGAAACCCGCGAATGGCGGCAGATGGCGGCGCTGATGGCGCGGGTGCTGGCGGGAGGCGAACGTGGCTGA